The stretch of DNA TCTTCGCCACCCTGCGCGAACTGGCGAAAACCGGGATGACGATCTTTCTGGTCGAGCAGAACGCCAACCATGCGCTGAAGCTGTCGGACCGCGCGTATGTGATGGTCAACGGCGAGATTCGCCTGACCGGTACCGGTAAAGAGCTGCTGGTGAACGAGGAGGTGCGTAACGCCTATCTGGGTGGGCACTGATTCTTCTTGAGTTGTCCACAAGCCCCGCGACGAAAGTCCCGGGGCTTTTTACATCTCGAACTCACCGCAAAACCTCCTGTAGGAGTGAGCCTGCTCGCGATAGCAGTGTGTTGGCCACCGCCGATGCTGAATGTATTACCGCTATGGCGAGCAGGCTCACTCTTGCGGTTGATCTGAGCCATTTTTCAGAATTGTGGAAAACAAATTCCCATAGCTGCCAAAGCGCGACATATAGACGCTGCAAATGGCTGTTTTTCCACAGTTTTGACTTGTCCCCGTTTGCTGTGGAGCTGGCTGTGAATAACGTGGGAGTAGCTGGCTGCAGCCCTTTTGAACCGTGGCCTGCAGGGTGGTGAGTGTTTTTTGATCAGGTGTTTTTTCTGGAGCGGATGACGTCGTTGTCAACCTTTTTATGCTGGTCGCAACCCAGGTGATTCGATGTGAGCAAGCCTGTGGATAAGTCTGTGACTAAACTCTGGAAAGACTGCGCTGAGGGCCGTAATTACTGGCCTCGCGCAATCACAGGGGTGACCGGTGGGTCGTGCAAAATGCCATGTCCGGCACAACTGCCGCTTCAGGGTCAAGCAAAAAACTTTCTATTTCCCGCGCAAAGCCTTGTGTGGCGTGGCTTTGCGCGTTTCCACTTGCCCCCGGAAACTGTGGAAGGGACTGTGGATAACGTGCGTGCACATGGCTACAGGCCACGCTGGCCGTGGTGTTGCTGTGGTTGGTCGTTTTTTGTACAGGGGGCGGCTGTAAAATGCTTTCTGAAACTTTTCCACAGCGCGCTTTGAAGCGGGTTGCCGGTCGCCGCGAGGCCGGGCATGCTGGCTGCTGATTTTCTATTTCAATGGCTGCGCTGGCGGCCGACGCAAGGAGAACACGATGTCCAACACCCTGTTTATCACCGGCGCGACTTCCGGTTTTGGTGAAGCCTGTGCCCGTCGTTTCGCCGAGGCTGGCTGGAAACTGGTGTTGACCGGTCGTCGTGCAGAACGTCTGAATGCCCTGTGCGCCGAACTGTCGAAGCAGACCGAAGTGCACGGCCTGGTGCTCGACGTACGTGATCGCAAGGCGATGGAAGAGGCGATCGCCAATCTGCCGCCATCCTTCGCCAGGCTGCGTGGCCTGATCAACAACGCCGGGCTGGCGCTGGGTGTCGATCCAGCACCGAAGTGCGACCTCGACGACTGGGACACCATGGTCGACACCAACGTCAAAGGCCTGATGTACGCCACCCGTTTGCTGCTGCCGCGTCTGATCGCCCATGGCCGTGGCGCGGGTATCGTCAACCTGGGTTCGATCGCTGGCAACTACCCGTATCCGGGCAGCCACGTGTATGGCGCGACCAAGGCGTTCGTTAAGCAGTTCTCGCTGAACCTGCGCTGCGACCTGCAGGGCACTGGCGTGCGCGTCAGCAACATCGAGCCAGGCCTGTGCGAAAGCGAGTTCTCGCTGGTGCGCTTTGCCGGTGACCAGGAGCGTTACAACGCGACCTACGCCGGGGCTGAGCCGATCCAGCCGCAGGACATCGCCGAGACCATCTTCTGGGTGATGAATGCGCCGGCGCATATCAACATCAACAGCCTGGAGTTGATGCCGGTGAGCCAGACCTGGGCGGGGTTTGCGATCGAGCGTAACAAAGCCTGATACCGTGTCATCGTTCTTCGCGAGCAGGCTCGCTCCCACATTGGAATGCATTTCAAAGTGGGAGCGAGCCTGCTCGCGAATAGGTCAAATCGGCCAAAACAGGACGATAGGGTAAACTCCCCTCGCAACAACCCCACCGCACCCTGCGGTTTTCAAGGTTTTCGAGGAGTTAAAGTGAGTAACCGAGGTGAGCAGGCGCTGCTCAAACAATCGACCATCCTGATGTTCGCGGTGTCGATCGCCGGGATCGTCACCGGTT from Pseudomonas sp. P8_229 encodes:
- a CDS encoding SDR family oxidoreductase translates to MSNTLFITGATSGFGEACARRFAEAGWKLVLTGRRAERLNALCAELSKQTEVHGLVLDVRDRKAMEEAIANLPPSFARLRGLINNAGLALGVDPAPKCDLDDWDTMVDTNVKGLMYATRLLLPRLIAHGRGAGIVNLGSIAGNYPYPGSHVYGATKAFVKQFSLNLRCDLQGTGVRVSNIEPGLCESEFSLVRFAGDQERYNATYAGAEPIQPQDIAETIFWVMNAPAHININSLELMPVSQTWAGFAIERNKA